The Flavobacterium jumunjinense genome includes a region encoding these proteins:
- a CDS encoding VPS10 domain-containing protein, which yields MRKLLLLTTILCCCCGFSQNNWQDLMHNKDANFNEIKKDFELYYNLNVSNSKKLPKGRGIKQFKRWEYYWENRVDENGNFPNEGNVLEEITKYRASHSNVNNKYTSGSGNWSIVGPVSLPNNGTGQLNGNGRVSCIAFHPTDPNIIYVGAPSGGFWKTTDNGTTWTEFSSGLTRLGVSGIVINPSNPDIIYIGTGDRDGGNAPGYGVWRSTNGGVTWAPHNTGMGNRTINELLIDPSNSNIMVAASSNNVIYRTTDGGANWSASASLGTNPKDIAFHPTNSSIVYASGTSFHKSTDGGASFTQITSGVPGGSQRIAIAVSANQPNWVYLLAGGGSGLVGIYRSTDSGDNFATRTTTPNILGYETNGSGTASQAWYDLVIAADPTNADVIYTGGVNLWKSVDGGSTMTCSSYWVGTSGSIDGVHADQHALEFSPHTNSLYNGNDGGVYFTTDNGLNWNDISSGLAIAQIYKIGVAQTVPEVVINGYQDNGTAVSDGATFSTEIGGDGMECIVDPTDANYMYGALYYGDIRRSTNGGNTFSGNIAGTIGETGAWVTPYKLDPNNVNTMFAGYDNVWRNTAVKTGTAWTQISSFSNTSDIVDLAIAPSDSNILYISKGGSSNFYVSTNAQAASPTWTDLEASLPAAGTPKDIEIDPTDPTHLFIAIGNDIYESTNSGTSWTNVSGTLPNISLNTIVIDQSSTVGAMYVGMDVGVYYKDNNLADWVLYSGGLANLEVAELEIYSNATECKSKLYAATYGQGLWISDLKDPGNVAPTSCFEVNATSGCVGSDFILTDNSDFTPTSWSWTITPATVVYVNGTSSTSQNPEVRFTNADFYTVELTATNANGSNTQTKVSYIEVVAGTIASSFNEDFEGDALCGTASDCGTTVCGLSGFWLNLANGTDDNIDWRVDEGGTPSTGTGPSVDYNPGTVTGNYAYLEASSCSGQTGILESQCMIIDQGYDFKFAYHMFGGDMGALHVDLFVDGLWQNDIIAAISGNSGDVWNIATVDLAPYVGKTIKIRIRGITGVGFASDIAIDDIQLTSKCSGTTTWNGTVWSSGVPTITTPVVINGDYNTGVNSSFKCCSLLVNSGFELNINDSDYVVVENGITNNGTLNVKNNGSLIQINDTDTNVGNVTYERIASIRKQDYVYWSSPVKNFNVAAISPLTPSDKIFKWDPIYANPNGAQGYWIDASADVMADGVGYIVRGPSTFTATPQSFMASFNSGTPNNGLIQAPIARGSYTGADYAGTNSVTITRFDDNWNLIGNPYPSSISVMDFLALNNTKIEGAVRIWTHGTLPNSSNPNPYYGNFTSNYSVSDFIVHNGTGTLSGPGGFNGYIAGGQGFMVLMNDGAATTDNITFNNSLRNEVYLNDQFFKSQNLGTDKSRIWLDLSNSDSSSDRTLIGYVDGATNAKDWLFDAFTKVEPNQQRIYTFAGSDKMIIQGFGLPFSDEDSIPLGINVPVNGSYTFSIHAVDGVFENQDIYIEDTNVGIVTSISNQPYTFYAEANEINNRFVLRFKNPALSNDDFTLNPNDIIISGVDQIDVTSKTDNIKDISVYDVLGRRLLDKKNVNANKYEINTLTKSNTALFLKITLENNQTIYKKYVF from the coding sequence ATGAGAAAACTACTATTGTTAACCACAATATTGTGCTGTTGTTGCGGTTTTTCGCAAAATAATTGGCAAGATTTAATGCATAACAAAGATGCAAACTTTAATGAAATCAAAAAAGATTTCGAATTATATTACAATTTAAACGTTTCTAATTCTAAGAAACTTCCAAAGGGACGTGGTATTAAACAATTTAAAAGATGGGAATATTATTGGGAAAACCGTGTAGATGAAAATGGTAATTTTCCAAATGAAGGAAATGTTCTTGAAGAAATCACAAAATATAGAGCTTCACATTCAAATGTGAATAATAAATATACTTCTGGATCAGGAAATTGGTCTATTGTTGGGCCAGTATCATTACCTAATAACGGTACAGGACAATTGAACGGTAATGGAAGAGTGAGTTGTATTGCTTTTCATCCTACAGACCCAAACATAATTTATGTAGGAGCACCTTCTGGTGGTTTTTGGAAAACTACAGATAACGGTACTACTTGGACAGAATTTTCTAGTGGATTAACTCGTTTAGGAGTGTCAGGAATAGTAATAAATCCCTCAAATCCAGATATTATTTATATTGGAACTGGAGACAGAGATGGTGGAAATGCTCCAGGTTATGGGGTCTGGAGAAGTACAAATGGTGGAGTAACTTGGGCTCCGCATAACACTGGAATGGGAAACAGAACTATTAATGAATTATTGATTGATCCATCAAATTCTAATATTATGGTTGCCGCTAGTTCTAATAATGTAATATATAGAACAACAGATGGTGGAGCAAACTGGTCAGCTTCAGCTTCTTTGGGGACTAATCCTAAAGATATTGCTTTCCATCCAACAAATTCAAGTATTGTTTATGCATCTGGAACTTCATTTCATAAGTCTACAGACGGAGGAGCTTCTTTTACACAAATAACAAGTGGTGTACCAGGTGGTTCTCAAAGAATTGCTATAGCAGTATCTGCAAATCAACCAAACTGGGTATATTTACTTGCAGGTGGTGGTAGCGGATTAGTAGGAATATATCGTTCTACAGATAGTGGAGATAACTTTGCAACAAGAACAACAACGCCTAATATTTTAGGATATGAAACTAACGGTTCAGGTACAGCTAGTCAAGCTTGGTACGATTTAGTTATTGCTGCAGACCCAACTAATGCTGATGTTATTTATACAGGAGGTGTTAATCTTTGGAAATCTGTTGATGGAGGTTCAACAATGACTTGTTCTTCTTATTGGGTAGGTACAAGTGGTTCTATTGATGGAGTTCATGCCGATCAACATGCATTGGAGTTTTCTCCGCATACAAACAGTTTATATAATGGAAATGACGGTGGTGTATATTTTACGACGGATAACGGACTAAATTGGAATGATATTAGTAGTGGTTTGGCTATTGCTCAAATTTATAAAATAGGAGTTGCACAAACAGTTCCAGAAGTCGTAATTAATGGTTATCAAGATAATGGTACTGCTGTTAGTGATGGTGCCACTTTTTCAACTGAAATTGGTGGAGACGGAATGGAATGTATTGTTGATCCAACCGATGCTAACTATATGTATGGTGCTCTTTATTATGGAGACATTAGAAGATCTACGAATGGCGGAAATACATTTTCAGGGAATATTGCAGGAACAATAGGTGAAACAGGAGCATGGGTAACACCTTATAAACTAGATCCAAACAATGTAAATACTATGTTTGCAGGTTATGATAATGTTTGGAGAAATACAGCAGTTAAAACAGGTACGGCATGGACTCAAATTTCAAGTTTTTCCAATACTTCAGATATTGTCGATTTAGCTATTGCTCCATCTGATAGTAATATTTTGTATATTTCAAAAGGTGGAAGTAGTAATTTTTATGTTTCTACAAATGCGCAGGCAGCTTCACCAACATGGACAGACTTAGAAGCTAGTTTACCAGCAGCAGGAACTCCCAAAGATATTGAAATAGACCCAACTGATCCAACGCATCTTTTTATTGCAATTGGAAATGATATTTACGAATCAACAAATTCAGGTACAAGTTGGACTAATGTTTCAGGTACTTTGCCTAATATTTCTTTAAATACAATTGTAATTGATCAGTCAAGTACTGTTGGTGCAATGTATGTAGGGATGGATGTTGGTGTTTATTATAAAGATAATAATTTAGCAGATTGGGTTTTATATTCAGGCGGATTAGCGAATCTGGAAGTTGCTGAGTTAGAAATATATTCTAATGCAACGGAATGTAAAAGTAAATTATATGCTGCTACTTACGGTCAAGGGTTGTGGATAAGTGATTTAAAAGACCCAGGTAATGTAGCGCCTACTTCTTGTTTTGAAGTGAATGCAACAAGCGGTTGTGTTGGTTCTGATTTTATTTTGACAGATAATTCAGATTTCACTCCAACTTCTTGGTCATGGACAATTACACCTGCAACAGTGGTCTATGTAAATGGTACTTCTTCTACATCACAAAATCCAGAAGTTAGATTTACTAATGCTGATTTTTATACTGTTGAATTAACAGCAACAAACGCAAACGGATCGAATACACAAACAAAAGTGTCCTATATTGAAGTAGTTGCTGGTACAATTGCTTCAAGTTTTAATGAAGATTTTGAAGGAGATGCATTATGTGGAACTGCTTCAGATTGTGGAACAACTGTTTGTGGATTGAGTGGTTTTTGGTTGAATTTAGCAAACGGTACGGATGATAATATCGATTGGAGAGTTGATGAGGGAGGAACGCCTTCAACAGGGACAGGTCCAAGTGTAGATTATAACCCAGGAACTGTTACTGGTAATTATGCTTATTTGGAAGCGTCAAGTTGTAGTGGTCAAACTGGAATCTTAGAGAGTCAATGTATGATAATTGATCAAGGCTATGATTTTAAATTTGCCTATCATATGTTTGGTGGAGACATGGGTGCTTTACATGTTGATTTATTTGTTGATGGTTTGTGGCAAAATGATATAATAGCTGCCATTTCGGGAAATAGTGGTGATGTTTGGAACATTGCAACAGTAGATCTTGCACCCTATGTAGGTAAGACAATAAAAATAAGAATAAGAGGAATTACTGGGGTAGGTTTTGCTTCTGATATAGCAATTGATGATATTCAATTGACATCGAAATGCTCCGGAACAACAACTTGGAATGGGACAGTGTGGTCAAGTGGTGTGCCAACAATAACAACACCAGTAGTTATAAATGGAGATTACAATACAGGAGTGAATTCTAGTTTTAAATGCTGTAGCTTATTAGTAAACTCTGGATTTGAACTGAATATTAATGATTCTGATTATGTAGTTGTAGAAAATGGAATTACAAATAACGGAACATTAAATGTTAAAAATAATGGATCATTAATTCAAATAAATGATACCGATACTAATGTAGGTAATGTTACTTACGAAAGAATTGCGAGCATTAGAAAACAAGATTATGTGTATTGGTCATCACCAGTTAAAAATTTTAATGTAGCAGCTATTTCACCATTAACACCTTCGGATAAAATTTTTAAATGGGATCCAATTTATGCAAATCCAAATGGAGCTCAAGGATATTGGATTGATGCTTCTGCTGATGTAATGGCTGATGGAGTTGGTTATATCGTTAGAGGACCAAGTACATTTACAGCTACACCTCAAAGTTTTATGGCATCCTTTAATAGTGGAACACCTAATAATGGATTAATTCAAGCTCCAATTGCAAGAGGAAGTTACACAGGTGCTGATTATGCAGGTACAAACTCTGTTACAATTACTCGTTTTGATGATAATTGGAATTTAATTGGTAATCCTTATCCTTCTTCTATTAGTGTAATGGATTTCTTGGCGCTAAATAATACAAAAATTGAAGGAGCAGTTAGAATTTGGACACATGGAACACTACCAAATAGTAGTAATCCGAATCCATATTACGGAAATTTCACATCAAATTATTCAGTGTCCGATTTCATTGTTCATAATGGAACAGGAACATTAAGTGGTCCAGGTGGTTTTAATGGATATATTGCTGGTGGACAAGGTTTCATGGTGTTAATGAATGATGGAGCGGCAACAACAGATAATATTACATTTAATAACTCATTAAGAAATGAAGTCTATTTGAATGATCAATTCTTTAAGAGTCAAAATTTAGGAACAGATAAAAGTAGAATTTGGTTAGATTTATCTAATTCAGATTCTAGCTCAGATAGAACGTTGATAGGTTATGTTGATGGAGCAACAAATGCTAAAGATTGGTTATTTGATGCTTTTACAAAAGTAGAACCAAACCAACAGCGAATCTATACTTTTGCTGGAAGTGATAAAATGATAATTCAAGGTTTTGGTTTGCCTTTTTCAGATGAGGATAGTATTCCATTAGGGATAAATGTTCCTGTAAATGGTAGCTATACATTCTCAATTCATGCTGTTGATGGTGTTTTTGAAAATCAAGATATTTACATTGAAGATACTAATGTTGGAATTGTAACGTCGATATCAAATCAACCTTATACTTTCTATGCTGAAGCAAATGAGATTAATAATAGATTTGTTTTAAGATTTAAAAATCCAGCATTATCAAATGATGATTTTACTTTAAATCCTAATGATATTATTATAAGTGGAGTTGATCAAATTGACGTAACGTCAAAAACAGATAATATTAAAGATATTTCAGTCTATGATGTTTTAGGAAGAAGATTATTAGATAAGAAAAATGTAAATGCTAATAAATATGAAATAAATACTTTAACAAAATCGAATACTGCATTATTCTTGAAAATTACTTTAGAGAATAATCAAACGATATATAAAAAGTATGTTTTTTAG
- a CDS encoding aminotransferase class I/II-fold pyridoxal phosphate-dependent enzyme: MKLPQSLQNKLENRSVNNLLRTLPEANNLIDFASNDYLGFSRNETIFQKTNQLLLERKITQNGATGSRLLSGNHELYFDTEEYIASFHQSEDALIFNSGYDANVGFFSAVPQRNDIIVYDELIHASIRDGIQMSLAKAYKFKHNNLESLEKILQKEKTTSNVIYVVTESVFSMDGDSPDIGQLVKLTQQYNALLIVDEAHALGVFGAKGEGLVQSLQLQDEIFARIMTFGKGLGCHGAAILGSKSLKDYLVNFSRSFIYTTALAPHSIATILIAYQELEKSKVLIQKLQNNSLFFNSIHQDSLFKSSIKSIVIPGNNNVKQTALFLKEKGFDVKPIVSPTVPKGEERLRFCLHSYNSNEEIQCILLLLEKHL, encoded by the coding sequence ATGAAACTTCCGCAATCATTACAAAATAAATTAGAGAATAGAAGCGTTAATAATCTATTGCGTACTCTTCCTGAAGCAAATAATTTAATCGATTTTGCTTCAAATGATTACTTAGGTTTTTCTAGAAACGAAACGATTTTTCAAAAAACAAATCAATTATTATTAGAAAGAAAGATAACACAGAACGGAGCAACAGGCTCTAGGTTACTTTCTGGAAATCACGAATTGTATTTTGATACAGAAGAATATATAGCTAGTTTTCATCAATCGGAAGATGCTTTAATTTTCAACTCTGGCTACGATGCTAATGTTGGATTTTTTAGTGCTGTACCACAAAGAAATGATATTATTGTATATGACGAACTCATTCACGCATCTATTCGAGACGGAATTCAAATGAGTTTGGCAAAAGCATATAAATTCAAACATAACAATTTAGAAAGTTTAGAAAAAATACTGCAAAAAGAGAAGACAACATCAAACGTAATTTATGTTGTTACAGAATCTGTTTTTTCTATGGATGGAGATTCTCCAGATATTGGGCAATTAGTAAAATTAACACAACAATACAATGCTTTGTTAATCGTTGATGAAGCACATGCGTTAGGGGTTTTTGGAGCAAAAGGAGAAGGTTTAGTACAAAGTTTGCAACTTCAAGATGAAATTTTTGCTAGAATTATGACATTTGGAAAGGGATTGGGTTGCCATGGTGCTGCAATTTTAGGTAGTAAGTCATTAAAAGATTATTTAGTAAACTTTTCGAGAAGTTTTATTTATACAACTGCATTAGCTCCACATTCAATAGCTACCATTCTGATAGCCTATCAAGAGTTAGAAAAAAGCAAAGTCTTAATTCAGAAATTACAAAATAATTCATTGTTTTTTAATTCAATCCATCAAGATTCTCTGTTTAAATCCTCCATAAAATCAATAGTTATTCCTGGGAACAATAATGTAAAACAAACTGCATTGTTTTTAAAAGAAAAAGGTTTCGATGTTAAACCTATAGTCTCTCCAACGGTACCAAAAGGAGAAGAAAGATTGCGTTTTTGCTTGCATTCTTATAATTCCAACGAAGAGATACAATGCATTCTTTTATTACTAGAAAAACATTTATAG
- a CDS encoding putative signal transducing protein gives MEKAKFRKVASYQYSSEAIIFKGKLESEGIQVFMRDNHTIDTDPLVSNAIGGVKLFVKEEDFTKATTILESISKYEVDNQGQGIVCPSCKEKKAMLVSVVDDAKSFLSMLIALLFIVLPFYVKRKYKCDSCGFEFETKK, from the coding sequence ATGGAAAAAGCAAAATTCAGGAAAGTAGCGAGCTATCAATATTCTTCCGAAGCGATTATTTTTAAAGGAAAATTAGAATCGGAAGGAATTCAGGTTTTTATGAGAGATAATCATACTATTGATACCGATCCTTTGGTTAGTAATGCTATTGGTGGTGTGAAGCTGTTTGTTAAAGAAGAAGATTTTACTAAGGCAACTACTATTTTAGAATCCATTTCTAAATATGAAGTAGATAATCAAGGTCAAGGAATAGTTTGTCCTAGTTGTAAAGAGAAAAAGGCAATGTTAGTTTCTGTTGTAGATGATGCAAAATCATTCCTGTCTATGCTTATAGCATTACTTTTTATTGTTTTACCCTTCTATGTAAAAAGAAAATACAAATGTGATTCATGTGGATTTGAATTCGAAACTAAAAAATAG
- the bioD gene encoding dethiobiotin synthase has product MKIFVTGIGTDVGKTIASAIITEALEADYWKPIQAGDLENSDTHKIAKYVSNEATVYHENSYALNTPASPHYAAELDNVVVDLNIIQEPQTDNNLVIEGAGGIFVPLNDKDTIVDLIQPDYKVIVVSRHYLGSINHTLLTIEALQYRDIAIAGIIFNGDVNEATESIILSKSGLEMIGRIENEPYFDKNVIRYYADVFRDNLLKIK; this is encoded by the coding sequence ATGAAAATATTTGTAACAGGAATTGGAACCGATGTTGGGAAAACAATTGCATCTGCAATTATTACCGAAGCGCTAGAAGCCGATTATTGGAAACCAATTCAAGCCGGAGATTTAGAAAATTCAGATACACATAAAATAGCAAAATATGTTTCTAATGAAGCAACAGTTTATCACGAAAATAGCTATGCTTTAAACACACCCGCAAGTCCTCATTATGCAGCAGAATTAGACAATGTGGTGGTTGATTTGAATATAATTCAAGAACCACAGACAGATAATAATTTAGTTATTGAAGGAGCAGGAGGGATTTTTGTTCCTTTAAATGATAAAGATACAATTGTAGATTTAATTCAGCCCGATTATAAAGTCATAGTAGTTTCAAGACATTATTTAGGAAGTATCAATCACACGCTTCTTACCATTGAAGCTTTACAATATAGAGACATTGCAATAGCTGGGATAATTTTTAATGGCGATGTGAATGAAGCAACAGAATCAATCATTCTTTCTAAATCAGGTTTAGAAATGATTGGTAGAATAGAAAACGAACCTTATTTTGATAAAAATGTGATTCGTTATTATGCAGATGTCTTCAGAGATAATCTTTTAAAAATTAAATAA